Genomic DNA from Desulfonema ishimotonii:
TGTTGAACGGGTTCTGACAAATAGTTCTGTACAAGTACGGATTTGTGCAGGTAGGATCAGAAGGGATCGTTTTATTTCACGAAATTCCCTGACGACAACTCACCAATGAAGAAAGGAGAAACAGACATGGCAAAGGTACTGATTGTGTATGCCTCCAGGACAGGGGACACAGAAAAAATTGCCCAGCTCATCGCCGAAGGCATCAGGATTTCCGGTGTGGAAGCAAGTGTGGTTCCGGTGAAAGATATCAAAAAAGATACGGATCTTCAGGGATACGATGCCTATGTGTTCGGTTCTCCGACCTATCACGGAGAGATGCTGGACAAGATAAAAACCCTGTTGTTCATGGCTGAGAAAGCCGGTCTGAAGGGCAAGGTCGGCGGTGCGTTCGGCGCATTCGGGTGGAGCGGCGAGGCCCCGGACCGAATTTATGGCACCATGAAAAATATTTTCGGGATGGAGATGGTGGGCGATCCCCTGCGCTTGAAAAACGCTGATCTGGGCGGCGGCATTTCAATGGCCCAGGAGTACGGCAAACAGATTGCCCAAAAGCTGGGATAATCCGGTTGTGTTTGCAGCGTTCCGGTTTGAAAAATGCCTGTCTCCCCTGCCGGAATCCGGGGACAGGCATCGTCATGTCAGATATTGCCGACTGTTGTCCTGATGGATCTGCCAAATTTT
This window encodes:
- a CDS encoding flavodoxin domain-containing protein, with protein sequence MAKVLIVYASRTGDTEKIAQLIAEGIRISGVEASVVPVKDIKKDTDLQGYDAYVFGSPTYHGEMLDKIKTLLFMAEKAGLKGKVGGAFGAFGWSGEAPDRIYGTMKNIFGMEMVGDPLRLKNADLGGGISMAQEYGKQIAQKLG